In Flavobacterium gelatinilyticum, a genomic segment contains:
- a CDS encoding peptidoglycan DD-metalloendopeptidase family protein → MKKAVVILIVLFSIFSCNKKEEKIVENKITKPKTKKIEFGFNYADFNIVNDTISKGDSFGSILQSQNIGDKKVHNIVEQVKDSFNVRSIRYNKPFTLLRSKNKTNKLQVFIYQPDALTYYVVDLRDSIAKAYKKTKPVTLKRKIIGGVLKSSLSETLGNESVETALASRITKVFSWSIDFFKLKKGDRYGLIFTERFINGKTYDGVEDLQAAFFEYKGKIVYAFPFEKDTLSGKVEYYDDEGKTLKNFFLKTPIKFSRITSRFTMNRFHPVQHTWKAHKGTDYAAPTGTPISTTASGVVETTGYTAGNGNFVKVKHNGTYSTQYLHMSRILVKRGQRVTQGQTIGLVGSTGLASGPHVCYRFWKNGVQVDALRLNLPTGESLTGNDKTRFLKQMEPLKRELDSIGNL, encoded by the coding sequence TTGAAAAAAGCAGTCGTAATTTTAATAGTCTTGTTTTCTATTTTCTCATGTAATAAAAAGGAAGAAAAAATAGTTGAAAACAAAATTACCAAACCCAAAACCAAAAAAATAGAGTTCGGTTTTAATTACGCTGATTTTAATATTGTTAATGACACCATATCAAAAGGAGATTCATTTGGATCTATTTTACAAAGCCAGAATATTGGAGACAAAAAAGTGCACAATATTGTAGAACAGGTTAAAGACTCCTTTAATGTTCGGTCTATTCGTTACAACAAACCCTTCACTTTACTTCGTTCAAAAAACAAAACCAATAAACTTCAGGTTTTTATTTATCAGCCGGATGCTTTAACGTATTACGTTGTCGATTTGCGCGACAGTATTGCGAAAGCTTATAAAAAAACAAAACCGGTTACTTTAAAAAGAAAAATTATTGGAGGTGTTTTAAAAAGTTCATTATCTGAAACCTTAGGAAACGAAAGTGTCGAAACCGCATTGGCCAGCCGAATTACAAAAGTATTTTCGTGGTCTATTGACTTCTTTAAACTAAAAAAAGGCGATCGTTACGGATTAATTTTCACGGAACGGTTTATAAATGGAAAAACGTATGACGGCGTTGAAGACCTGCAAGCCGCCTTTTTTGAATATAAAGGAAAAATAGTTTACGCTTTTCCTTTTGAAAAAGACACACTTTCCGGAAAAGTAGAATATTATGATGATGAAGGAAAAACACTTAAAAATTTCTTCTTAAAAACACCTATTAAATTCAGCCGAATCACTTCGAGATTTACCATGAACAGATTCCATCCTGTGCAGCATACCTGGAAAGCGCACAAAGGTACAGATTATGCCGCTCCAACAGGAACTCCAATCTCAACAACAGCATCCGGAGTTGTAGAAACAACCGGATATACGGCAGGAAACGGAAATTTTGTTAAAGTAAAACACAACGGAACCTACTCTACCCAATATCTACATATGTCCAGAATTTTAGTAAAGCGCGGTCAGCGTGTTACACAAGGACAAACTATTGGATTAGTCGGCAGTACAGGTCTGGCATCCGGTCCTCACGTTTGTTACCGATTCTGGAAAAACGGCGTTCAGGTAGATGCACTCCGACTAAATTTACCAACCGGAGAATCTTTAACCGGAAATGACAAAACCCGTTTCTTAAAACAAATGGAGCCTTTAAAAAGAGAGTTAGACAGTATTGGAAATCTTTAA
- a CDS encoding DUF3108 domain-containing protein yields MKKLVLIILVLTAFGFDSQKEDAFGTGEYFKFRIHYGIVNAGYATLEIKDATINNKKVHHAVGKGYTTGMSKFFFKVEDLYESYFDKENGNPYRFVRKIDEGGYTKNQEGFFNQSDNKVLVKDYKRKTEKTIVTTDNVQDIVSSFYFLRNHPNIDKLKSGESITIDMFFDDEITKFKLKYVGREDITTKFGKVSTMIFKPLVQTGRVFKEKESLTLWITDDDNKVPIRIKADLAVGSLKADLDEYKGLKNPLKVKSK; encoded by the coding sequence CGATTCGCAGAAAGAAGACGCCTTTGGAACAGGAGAATATTTTAAGTTCAGGATCCATTACGGGATCGTAAATGCAGGATATGCAACACTTGAAATTAAAGACGCCACTATAAACAACAAAAAAGTTCATCATGCGGTTGGTAAAGGCTACACAACCGGAATGTCTAAATTCTTCTTTAAAGTAGAAGATCTTTACGAGAGTTATTTTGACAAAGAAAATGGAAACCCGTACCGATTCGTCAGGAAAATTGACGAAGGCGGTTATACCAAAAATCAGGAAGGCTTTTTTAATCAAAGCGACAACAAAGTTCTGGTTAAGGATTACAAACGAAAGACGGAAAAAACAATTGTAACTACTGATAATGTACAGGATATCGTTTCGTCTTTTTACTTTTTAAGGAATCATCCAAATATCGATAAATTAAAATCAGGAGAATCCATTACCATCGACATGTTCTTTGACGATGAAATCACAAAATTTAAGTTAAAATATGTAGGTCGTGAAGATATTACAACTAAATTTGGAAAGGTTTCTACCATGATTTTTAAACCACTTGTACAAACAGGAAGGGTTTTTAAAGAAAAAGAAAGTTTAACGCTTTGGATTACAGACGACGACAACAAAGTCCCTATTAGAATCAAAGCAGATCTTGCCGTAGGATCCCTGAAAGCAGACCTTGATGAATATAAAGGATTGAAAAATCCGTTAAAAGTTAAAAGTAAATGA
- a CDS encoding tryptophan 2,3-dioxygenase family protein, translating to MNLTDHSESILNEIDLKFKAINQKTEVQLEGLLWSKPITYWDYIQTDALLNLQTQRTTLPDEMVFIMYHQVNELLFKMILWEIDQIADTQNIQVDFFSERLSRITRYFDMLTNSFSIMENGMEVEQYMKFRNTLTPASGFQSAQYRMIEFASTDVINLTDRRYKANFDENTDLETSFEHLYWQAAGKDYHTGEKSYLLNEFEKKYKDQFLRQMASFKTKNIWQKFTQLPIEDQQNPELIKAMRHYDHTVNITWVMQHLNTAIKYILESGKGNGEATGGSDWQKYMHPKYQRRIFFPKLWTEEELSNWGND from the coding sequence ATGAATCTAACCGATCATTCAGAATCAATTTTAAATGAAATTGATCTTAAATTTAAAGCTATAAATCAAAAAACTGAAGTTCAGTTAGAAGGATTGCTTTGGTCAAAACCTATTACCTATTGGGATTATATCCAGACTGATGCTCTTCTAAATTTACAAACACAACGCACAACACTTCCTGATGAAATGGTATTTATTATGTATCATCAGGTAAATGAATTACTCTTTAAAATGATTTTGTGGGAAATCGACCAGATTGCAGACACACAAAATATTCAGGTTGATTTTTTCAGCGAAAGACTTTCAAGAATTACACGCTATTTTGATATGCTGACGAATTCATTCAGTATTATGGAAAACGGAATGGAAGTTGAGCAATACATGAAATTCAGAAACACCCTTACACCTGCAAGCGGATTTCAAAGCGCACAATACAGAATGATCGAATTTGCTTCGACGGATGTCATCAATTTAACAGACCGCAGATACAAAGCAAATTTTGACGAAAATACAGATCTTGAAACCAGTTTTGAACATTTGTACTGGCAGGCTGCCGGAAAAGATTATCACACCGGCGAAAAATCATACTTATTAAATGAGTTTGAAAAAAAATACAAAGATCAGTTCTTGCGGCAAATGGCTTCTTTTAAAACAAAAAATATCTGGCAGAAATTTACACAACTGCCAATTGAAGACCAGCAAAATCCTGAATTGATCAAAGCTATGCGCCATTATGATCATACTGTGAACATTACATGGGTTATGCAGCACCTGAATACCGCTATTAAATACATTTTAGAAAGCGGAAAAGGCAACGGCGAAGCAACCGGCGGAAGCGACTGGCAAAAATATATGCATCCAAAATACCAAAGACGCATCTTTTTTCCTAAATTGTGGACCGAAGAAGAATTGTCCAATTGGGGGAATGATTAA
- the pgi gene encoding glucose-6-phosphate isomerase has translation MALNTTNPTGTEAWKNLQNHFNANHGTTIQELFQQDNARAEKFHLQWNDFLVDYSKNNISKETVSLLLELANSVGLKNAIADYFGGELINKTENRAVLHTALRAPETAVINVDGENVIKEVYEVKNKIRNFTNEVISGERKGYTGKAFTDIVNIGIGGSDLGPVMAVEALQFYKNHLNTHFVSNVDGDHVNEIIKKLNPETTLFLIVSKTFTTQETLSNSETIREWFLKSASQEDIAKHFVAVSTNIQKVTEFGINPDNIFPMWDWVGGRFSLWSAVGLSIALAIGFDNYNQLLVGANEMDEHFKSAEFDQNIPVILALLSVWYNNFYGAESEALIPYTQYLSKLAPYLQQATMESNGKSVGRDGKPVNYQTGTIIWGEPGTNSQHAFFQLIHQGTKLIPTDFIGFVKPLYGNEDHHDKLMSNFFAQTEALMNGKTPAQVQAEFDKQGLAAEKASYLLPFKVFTGNKPTNTILIQKLTPKSLGSLIALYEHKIFVQGVIWNIFSFDQWGVELGKQLANSILDEINSKKVKNHDSSTSFLLNHFLNNK, from the coding sequence ATGGCTTTAAACACTACAAACCCAACCGGGACTGAAGCGTGGAAAAATCTGCAAAATCATTTTAACGCAAATCACGGAACTACTATACAGGAATTATTTCAACAAGATAATGCACGTGCTGAAAAATTTCACTTACAATGGAATGACTTTTTAGTTGATTATTCTAAAAACAATATCAGTAAGGAAACAGTTTCTTTATTACTAGAGCTTGCTAATTCAGTTGGATTAAAAAATGCAATTGCTGATTATTTTGGAGGAGAATTAATCAACAAGACAGAAAACCGTGCAGTTCTTCACACCGCTTTACGTGCTCCGGAAACGGCAGTTATTAATGTAGACGGAGAAAATGTAATTAAAGAAGTTTACGAAGTAAAAAACAAAATCAGGAATTTTACAAACGAAGTGATTTCGGGTGAAAGAAAAGGATACACAGGAAAAGCTTTTACTGATATTGTAAATATTGGAATTGGAGGTTCAGATCTTGGTCCGGTTATGGCTGTTGAAGCTTTACAATTTTACAAAAATCACCTAAATACACATTTCGTTTCTAATGTTGACGGGGATCACGTAAACGAAATAATCAAAAAATTAAATCCGGAGACTACTCTATTTTTAATTGTTTCTAAAACTTTTACTACTCAGGAAACACTTTCAAATTCTGAAACTATCAGAGAATGGTTTTTAAAATCAGCTTCTCAGGAAGATATCGCAAAACATTTCGTAGCGGTTTCAACTAACATTCAAAAAGTAACTGAATTTGGAATCAATCCTGACAACATTTTCCCAATGTGGGACTGGGTTGGCGGAAGATTCTCTTTATGGAGCGCCGTTGGTTTAAGCATTGCTCTTGCAATTGGTTTTGACAATTACAACCAGTTATTAGTTGGAGCAAATGAAATGGACGAGCATTTTAAATCGGCTGAATTTGACCAGAACATTCCGGTAATTTTAGCTTTACTAAGTGTTTGGTACAATAATTTTTATGGTGCCGAAAGTGAAGCTTTAATTCCTTACACTCAGTATTTATCAAAACTAGCTCCGTACTTACAGCAGGCAACGATGGAAAGTAACGGAAAAAGCGTTGGCCGTGACGGGAAGCCGGTAAACTACCAAACCGGGACTATTATCTGGGGAGAGCCGGGAACGAATTCACAACATGCTTTCTTTCAGTTAATTCACCAGGGAACAAAATTGATCCCGACAGATTTTATCGGATTTGTAAAACCTCTTTACGGAAACGAAGATCATCATGATAAACTAATGTCAAATTTCTTCGCACAGACAGAAGCTTTAATGAACGGAAAAACACCTGCACAGGTTCAGGCCGAATTTGACAAACAAGGTCTTGCTGCAGAAAAAGCTTCTTATTTATTACCTTTTAAAGTATTTACAGGAAACAAACCAACCAATACAATTTTAATCCAAAAACTAACTCCAAAAAGTTTAGGATCGTTAATTGCTTTGTACGAACATAAGATTTTTGTTCAGGGCGTGATCTGGAATATTTTCAGCTTTGACCAGTGGGGAGTTGAATTAGGTAAGCAGTTAGCAAATTCAATCTTAGACGAAATCAATTCTAAAAAGGTTAAGAACCATGACAGCTCAACTTCATTTTTACTTAATCATTTTTTAAATAATAAATAG